A single region of the Verrucomicrobiia bacterium genome encodes:
- a CDS encoding prolipoprotein diacylglyceryl transferase, whose translation MEPGAYGGLLLAGIVVGAALWCGRFRRDPRLLPIYFAAMLGALLGAKVVYLLAEGWIDWHRPDAGWRLAVGKSILGGLVFGYLGVEAAKKLLDYRAPTGDAFALVTPVGLTLGRIGCWLHGCCLGRPCPPSWYALPDPHGVPRWPAVPAELAFQLVALSVILWLHRIRWRPGQLFHGYLIAYGTFRFLHEFVRDTPRILGPLSGYHFAALALGTLGVIRFVQRERARANPAATMDAIPEPDC comes from the coding sequence ATGGAACCGGGCGCCTATGGCGGCCTGCTGCTGGCCGGCATCGTGGTCGGAGCCGCCCTCTGGTGCGGGAGGTTCCGTCGTGACCCGCGCCTGCTGCCGATCTACTTCGCGGCCATGCTGGGCGCGCTGCTGGGCGCGAAGGTGGTGTACCTCCTCGCCGAAGGCTGGATCGACTGGCACCGGCCCGATGCCGGGTGGCGACTGGCGGTCGGAAAGTCGATTCTGGGCGGACTCGTCTTCGGTTACCTCGGGGTCGAGGCCGCCAAAAAGCTCCTCGATTACCGCGCCCCCACCGGCGACGCCTTCGCCCTGGTGACCCCCGTCGGCCTGACCCTGGGACGCATCGGCTGCTGGCTTCATGGGTGCTGCCTCGGACGTCCATGCCCGCCGTCCTGGTACGCCTTGCCCGATCCCCACGGCGTGCCGCGCTGGCCGGCGGTGCCCGCCGAACTGGCATTCCAGCTCGTTGCCCTGTCCGTGATCCTATGGCTGCACAGGATCCGCTGGCGTCCCGGACAGCTCTTTCACGGATACCTGATCGCCTACGGCACCTTCCGGTTCCTCCACGAGTTCGTCCGGGACACGCCGCGCATCCTCGGTCCGCTGTCCGGGTACCACTTCGCCGCCCTGGCCCTTGGAACCCTTGGCGTCATCCGCTTCGTCCAGCGTGAACGGGCCCGAGCGAACCCCGCAGCCACTATGGACGCCATTCCGGAACCGGACTGCTAA
- a CDS encoding radical SAM protein, with protein sequence MNTPIGLRSLHEETVLKRTLSRCPTCLLPVPGEVVRRGPGHGEIHLRRTCPVHGEASFRIARDARFHWLSRGADAQGDCGCDAGACRSSDGTRAGSLGRNGTGPAAADCEKLSTCLALIEVVHSCNLACPTCYADSPVGTGVRVDAPPLEELCRRIQGVIDRKGRIEILQLSGGEPTLHPRFLELLDWTMNHPGIDVVLLNTNGLRLAREPDFADRLARTLRPGRFQLYLQFDGPDEAGQVELRGADLRAAREACLDQCARLGLGVTLAMTVVPANRASLWAAVQFGLRRDCVRGVSFQPRFLGGRLPAAPEDGPITPSDIILDLVDQASGSLRVEDFTPLPCGDPNCATIGYLLRVDGAVRSVSEFVDFTRLQDFLRDRVRYRLEDLARCGCDSEPLGALLRQFELDVRHTFRLFIKPFMDARTWDQDRIDRCCTHVIRPDGRLDSFCRYYSGFPDSRT encoded by the coding sequence ATGAACACCCCGATCGGCCTGCGGTCACTCCACGAGGAAACCGTCCTCAAACGGACCCTCAGCCGCTGTCCGACCTGCCTCCTGCCGGTGCCCGGTGAGGTCGTGCGTCGCGGCCCGGGCCACGGCGAGATCCACCTGCGACGGACCTGCCCGGTCCATGGCGAGGCGTCGTTCCGCATTGCCCGCGACGCCCGGTTCCACTGGCTGTCGCGCGGGGCGGACGCCCAGGGCGATTGCGGTTGCGACGCCGGCGCCTGCCGGTCGAGCGACGGAACGCGGGCGGGTTCGCTCGGCCGCAACGGGACCGGGCCGGCGGCCGCCGACTGCGAGAAGCTCTCCACCTGCCTGGCCCTGATCGAAGTGGTCCATTCCTGCAACCTGGCCTGCCCGACCTGCTACGCGGACTCGCCCGTGGGCACGGGCGTCCGCGTGGACGCACCCCCGCTCGAGGAACTGTGCCGGCGCATCCAGGGGGTCATCGATCGAAAGGGCCGTATCGAGATTCTCCAACTCTCGGGCGGCGAACCCACGCTTCACCCGCGGTTCCTCGAACTGCTGGACTGGACAATGAACCACCCCGGCATCGACGTGGTGCTTCTCAACACCAACGGACTTCGCCTCGCCCGTGAGCCGGACTTCGCGGATCGCCTCGCGCGCACACTCCGGCCCGGCCGGTTCCAGTTGTACCTGCAGTTCGATGGCCCCGACGAGGCAGGCCAGGTCGAATTGCGCGGCGCCGATCTCCGGGCCGCACGGGAAGCCTGCCTTGACCAGTGCGCGCGCCTCGGCCTGGGGGTCACCCTCGCCATGACCGTCGTTCCCGCCAACCGCGCCTCCCTCTGGGCCGCCGTCCAGTTCGGACTGCGCCGGGACTGCGTCCGGGGTGTCAGCTTCCAGCCGCGGTTCCTGGGCGGGCGCCTCCCGGCTGCCCCGGAGGACGGACCCATCACCCCGTCCGACATCATCCTCGACCTCGTGGACCAGGCCAGCGGGTCGCTGCGTGTGGAAGACTTCACCCCTCTGCCGTGCGGCGATCCCAACTGCGCCACCATCGGATACCTACTCCGTGTCGATGGCGCCGTCCGGTCGGTCAGCGAGTTCGTGGATTTCACGAGACTCCAGGATTTCCTCCGCGACCGAGTCCGGTACCGCCTCGAGGATCTCGCCCGGTGCGGATGCGATTCCGAACCGCTGGGCGCCCTGCTCCGTCAGTTCGAACTCGACGTCCGGCACACCTTCCGCCTCTTCATCAAACCCTTCATGGACGCCCGGACCTGGGACCAGGACCGCATCGACCGCTGCTGCACGCACGTCATCCGCCCGGACGGCCGGCTCGACTCGTTCTGCCGGTATTACTCGGGCTTTCCCGACTCCCGGACCTGA